GCCGCCCTTGGGACGGACCGAGTTGATCACCGCCACCGAGCGCTTCACGAGCTCGCCGTAGCCGTGGGCCTCGAGCCAGTCGAGCGTCGCCGAGGCGCTGCGGGCGCCGTCCACCGAGCCGGACGACACGACGACGAGCGCGTCCGCGACGTCCAGGACGCCCTTCATCGCCGAGTGCATCAGGCCGGTCCCGCAGTCGGTGAGCACGATGTTGTAGAAGTGCTCGAGCAGGTTGACCGTGCGCCGGTAGTCCTCCTCGGAGAAGGCCTCGGAAACGGCCGGGTCCTGCTCGCTCGCGAGGATTTCCAGCCGGCTGGCGCCCTGGGACGTGTAGGACCGGACGTCGCTGTAGCGCGTGATGCGGGCCGCGTCGCGCAGGAGGTGGCGGACCGTCGCCGTCGTCTCCAGCGGGAGCTTCTGCGACAGCGTGCCGCGGTCCGGGTTGGCGTCCACCGCCACCACACGGTCACCGCGCAGGGAGGCGAACGTCGCCCCGAGCGTCGTCGTCACCGTCGTCTTGCCGACGCCGCCCTTCAACGACAGCATCGCGATCTTGTAGCACCCGCGCAGCGGCTGGTTGACGCGCGCGATGAGGTCGCGGCGCTGCGTGTCCGCCGGGCTCTCGCCGGGGTTGATCAGCTTCCCGGAACCGACGTAGACGGCCTTGCGCCAGCCCGACTGCGGAGGCCGCTTGACCTGCTTGACCAGGTGCGCGGTCGACAGGTCGTGGCCGTGGCCCGGCTGCTGCGGCGCCGCGTGCCGGCCGCCGCCCTGGGGCTGCGGCAGCCCGGACGGCTGCTGCGGCGGGTACTGGGCCTGCGCCTGGGCGTACTGCGGCTGCAGCGGCGGGAGGTTCTGGTCGTAGCCGTACTGGGGCACCTGGTGCGGCCCCGACACGGCGGGGTTGGGCACCTGGTGCGGCCCCGACACGGCCGGGTTCGGCACCTGGTGGGGCCCGGACACCGCCGGGTTGGGCGGCGGGGCGACCGCCTGCGTCGGCTGCACGTCGAACGCGCCCGACGTCTCCGGGTGCGGGTGCGAGTCCGTCCGGTCGTCGGCG
This genomic window from Amycolatopsis mongoliensis contains:
- a CDS encoding MinD/ParA family ATP-binding protein — translated: MTGPSEESAPGHPEQAEPAAAPQQPEVSLFADDRTDSHPHPETSGAFDVQPTQAVAPPPNPAVSGPHQVPNPAVSGPHQVPNPAVSGPHQVPQYGYDQNLPPLQPQYAQAQAQYPPQQPSGLPQPQGGGRHAAPQQPGHGHDLSTAHLVKQVKRPPQSGWRKAVYVGSGKLINPGESPADTQRRDLIARVNQPLRGCYKIAMLSLKGGVGKTTVTTTLGATFASLRGDRVVAVDANPDRGTLSQKLPLETTATVRHLLRDAARITRYSDVRSYTSQGASRLEILASEQDPAVSEAFSEEDYRRTVNLLEHFYNIVLTDCGTGLMHSAMKGVLDVADALVVVSSGSVDGARSASATLDWLEAHGYGELVKRSVAVINSVRPKGGSVDLDKLSAHFGAKVRAVCKVPFDPHLEEGAEIELDRLSGDTRLALLDLAATVADGFATPLSQGYR